A window of Candidatus Woesearchaeota archaeon contains these coding sequences:
- a CDS encoding inovirus Gp2 family protein, which yields MKRTNNRKTILGPEVETFRGYPVNAAKSGLYREPLEAITGQLEACLAHHKRLLVVRFDLHSHGFKADSNNEQISRFLKRIVQWVERTYNARKTGRAWVRELERAKQPHYHCALMIDGDKIRHPKRLLATIKEKWEMLSPDHFMPDIRSPFHYVDKDTGLDASVHRLSYLAKARGKGYRPDQAKDYATSRIKPP from the coding sequence ATGAAGCGGACAAACAACCGGAAAACTATTTTGGGGCCGGAAGTGGAGACCTTCAGAGGCTACCCGGTGAACGCTGCCAAGAGCGGCCTTTATCGGGAGCCTCTGGAGGCCATCACCGGACAACTTGAGGCATGCCTAGCTCACCATAAACGCTTGCTTGTGGTTCGCTTCGACCTTCATTCGCATGGCTTCAAGGCTGACAGCAACAATGAACAGATCAGCCGATTTCTAAAGCGGATCGTTCAATGGGTAGAGCGAACCTACAACGCGAGAAAGACCGGGCGGGCATGGGTTCGGGAGTTGGAACGGGCGAAACAGCCTCACTACCACTGCGCCCTGATGATAGACGGAGACAAAATCAGGCATCCCAAGCGGCTATTGGCGACGATCAAGGAGAAGTGGGAAATGCTCAGCCCTGACCACTTCATGCCTGACATTCGTTCGCCCTTTCACTATGTGGACAAGGACACTGGCCTGGACGCCTCGGTTCATCGCCTCAGCTACTTGGCCAAGGCCAGAGGCAAAGGCTACCGACCGGATCAGGCTAAGGACTACGCAACAAGCCGGATCAAGCCGCCATGA